In Kogia breviceps isolate mKogBre1 chromosome 19, mKogBre1 haplotype 1, whole genome shotgun sequence, a single genomic region encodes these proteins:
- the SERPINF1 gene encoding pigment epithelium-derived factor isoform X1 produces MNTPSCLHPLPPPHPDSRGPRMQAFVLLLWTGALLGYGSCQNTGLEEGSLAPETTGVPVEEEDPFFKVPVNKLAAAVSNFGYDLYRVRSRESPAANVLLSPLSVATALSALSLGAEQRTESIIHRALYYDLISKPDIHDTYKELLASVTAPEKNLKSASRIVFERKLRIKASFVAPLEKSYGTRPRILTGNTHLDLQEINNWVQARMKGKIARSTREMPSGISILLLGVAYFKGQWVTKFDSRKTSLDDFHLDEERTVKVPMMSDPKAILRYGLDSDLNCKIAQLPLTGSVSITFFLPLKVTQNLTIIEESLTSEFVRDIDRELKTVQAVLTIPKLKLSYEGELTKSVQEMKLQSLFDSPDFSKITGKPIKLTQVEHRTGFEWNEDGAGTTPSPGLQPAHLTFPLDYHLNQPFIFVLRDTDTGTLLFIGKILDPRGT; encoded by the exons ATGAACACCCCCAGCTGCCTtcatcccctcccacctccacatcCTGATTCCAGGG GCCCCAGGATGCAGGCCTTTGTGCTACTCCTCTGGACTGGAGCCCTCCTCGGGTACGGCAGCTGCCAGAACACCGGCCTGGAGGAG GGCTCCTTGGCCCCCGAGACCACGGGGGTGCCAGTGGAGGAGGAGGATCCCTTCTTCAAGGTCCCTGTGAACAAGCTGGCGGCCGCTGTCTCCAACTTTGGCTACGACTTGTACCGCGTGAGGTCCAGGGAGAGCCCCGCTGCTAACGTGCTCCTGTCTCCGCTCAGCGTGGCCACGGCGCTCTCTGCCCTTTCGCTGG GAGCGGAGCAGCGGACAGAATCCATCATTCACCGGGCTCTCTACTATGACCTGATCAGCAAGCCAGATATTCACGATACCTATAAGGAACTCCTCGCCTCCGTCACCGCCCCGGAGAAGAACCTCAAGAGCGCTTCCCGTATCGTGTTTGAGAGGA AGCTGCGGATAAAAGCCAGCTTTGTCGCACCCCTGGAGAAGTCGTATGGGACCAGGCCCAGAATCCTGACCGGCAACACCCACTTGGACCTTCAGGAGATTAACAACTGGGTGCAGGCccggatgaaagggaaaatcgcTAGGTCCACGCGGGAAATGCCCAGTGGAATCAGCATTCTCCTCCTGGGTGTGGCTTACTTCAAGG GGCAGTGGGTAACAAAGTTTGactccaggaagacttccctaGATGATTTCCACTTGGATGAGGAGAGGACCGTGAAAGTCCCCATGATGTCAGACCCTAAGGCCATTTTACGCTACGGCTTGGATTCTGATCTCAACTGCAAG ATTGCCCAGCTGCCCTTGACCGGGAGCGTGAGTATCACCTTCTTCCTGCCTCTGAAGGTGACCCAGAACTTGACCATCATAGAAGAGAGCCTCACCTCTGAGTTCGTTCGTGACATAGACCGAGAACTGAAGACTGTTCAAGCGGTCCTGACCATCCCCAAGCTGAAGCTGAGTTACGAAGGCGAACTCACGAAGTCCGTGCAGGAGATGA AGTTGCAGTCCTTGTTTGATTCACCAGACTTTAGCAAGATCACGGGCAAACCTATCAAACTTACTCAAGTGGAACATCGCACTGGCTTTGAGTGGAACGAAGACGGGGCGGGtaccacccccagcccagggctccagCCTGCCCACCTCACCTTCCCCCTGGACTATCACCTTAACCAACCTTTCATCTTTGTACTTAGGGACACAGACACAGGGACCCTTCTCTTCATAGGCAAAATTCTGGACCCCAGGGGCACTTAA
- the SERPINF1 gene encoding pigment epithelium-derived factor isoform X2, whose protein sequence is MQAFVLLLWTGALLGYGSCQNTGLEEGSLAPETTGVPVEEEDPFFKVPVNKLAAAVSNFGYDLYRVRSRESPAANVLLSPLSVATALSALSLGAEQRTESIIHRALYYDLISKPDIHDTYKELLASVTAPEKNLKSASRIVFERKLRIKASFVAPLEKSYGTRPRILTGNTHLDLQEINNWVQARMKGKIARSTREMPSGISILLLGVAYFKGQWVTKFDSRKTSLDDFHLDEERTVKVPMMSDPKAILRYGLDSDLNCKIAQLPLTGSVSITFFLPLKVTQNLTIIEESLTSEFVRDIDRELKTVQAVLTIPKLKLSYEGELTKSVQEMKLQSLFDSPDFSKITGKPIKLTQVEHRTGFEWNEDGAGTTPSPGLQPAHLTFPLDYHLNQPFIFVLRDTDTGTLLFIGKILDPRGT, encoded by the exons ATGCAGGCCTTTGTGCTACTCCTCTGGACTGGAGCCCTCCTCGGGTACGGCAGCTGCCAGAACACCGGCCTGGAGGAG GGCTCCTTGGCCCCCGAGACCACGGGGGTGCCAGTGGAGGAGGAGGATCCCTTCTTCAAGGTCCCTGTGAACAAGCTGGCGGCCGCTGTCTCCAACTTTGGCTACGACTTGTACCGCGTGAGGTCCAGGGAGAGCCCCGCTGCTAACGTGCTCCTGTCTCCGCTCAGCGTGGCCACGGCGCTCTCTGCCCTTTCGCTGG GAGCGGAGCAGCGGACAGAATCCATCATTCACCGGGCTCTCTACTATGACCTGATCAGCAAGCCAGATATTCACGATACCTATAAGGAACTCCTCGCCTCCGTCACCGCCCCGGAGAAGAACCTCAAGAGCGCTTCCCGTATCGTGTTTGAGAGGA AGCTGCGGATAAAAGCCAGCTTTGTCGCACCCCTGGAGAAGTCGTATGGGACCAGGCCCAGAATCCTGACCGGCAACACCCACTTGGACCTTCAGGAGATTAACAACTGGGTGCAGGCccggatgaaagggaaaatcgcTAGGTCCACGCGGGAAATGCCCAGTGGAATCAGCATTCTCCTCCTGGGTGTGGCTTACTTCAAGG GGCAGTGGGTAACAAAGTTTGactccaggaagacttccctaGATGATTTCCACTTGGATGAGGAGAGGACCGTGAAAGTCCCCATGATGTCAGACCCTAAGGCCATTTTACGCTACGGCTTGGATTCTGATCTCAACTGCAAG ATTGCCCAGCTGCCCTTGACCGGGAGCGTGAGTATCACCTTCTTCCTGCCTCTGAAGGTGACCCAGAACTTGACCATCATAGAAGAGAGCCTCACCTCTGAGTTCGTTCGTGACATAGACCGAGAACTGAAGACTGTTCAAGCGGTCCTGACCATCCCCAAGCTGAAGCTGAGTTACGAAGGCGAACTCACGAAGTCCGTGCAGGAGATGA AGTTGCAGTCCTTGTTTGATTCACCAGACTTTAGCAAGATCACGGGCAAACCTATCAAACTTACTCAAGTGGAACATCGCACTGGCTTTGAGTGGAACGAAGACGGGGCGGGtaccacccccagcccagggctccagCCTGCCCACCTCACCTTCCCCCTGGACTATCACCTTAACCAACCTTTCATCTTTGTACTTAGGGACACAGACACAGGGACCCTTCTCTTCATAGGCAAAATTCTGGACCCCAGGGGCACTTAA